A DNA window from Acidobacteriota bacterium contains the following coding sequences:
- a CDS encoding nuclear transport factor 2 family protein — protein MTLVVTVVAATTVSCQSSPVDGESDVVALRALDQAYASEWIAGDADGVMSLFTADATLVPHHGDTPVVGRAAIRDFWFNPVYPPTVVPAWTRNTEEIVVSGDVAIVRGRSVLTWEYDGIRTTIPEGNYVLVAVKRAEEWRIRLLTWNDDPREWLQEPIKQD, from the coding sequence ATGACACTCGTCGTCACTGTCGTAGCCGCGACAACTGTGTCCTGCCAGTCCTCACCTGTGGATGGGGAATCGGATGTAGTCGCGCTCCGAGCGTTGGACCAAGCCTACGCCAGCGAGTGGATCGCGGGCGACGCCGATGGTGTGATGTCACTGTTTACCGCGGATGCCACGCTCGTACCGCATCACGGCGATACGCCGGTCGTGGGTCGTGCGGCGATCCGTGACTTCTGGTTCAACCCGGTGTACCCGCCGACAGTCGTCCCCGCCTGGACCAGGAATACAGAGGAAATCGTTGTGTCCGGCGATGTCGCTATCGTCCGGGGCCGTTCGGTCCTCACTTGGGAGTACGACGGTATTCGAACCACGATCCCCGAGGGGAATTACGTCCTAGTCGCAGTGAAACGCGCTGAAGAGTGGCGTATTCGGCTGCTAACCTGGAACGACGATCCTCGCGAGTGGCTGCAAGAACCCATCAAGCAG